A region of Myxococcus stipitatus DSM 14675 DNA encodes the following proteins:
- the rpsI gene encoding 30S ribosomal protein S9, with protein MPIHQELGFYATGRRKEATARVWVRPGTGQVIINGREINDYFGRETSKMVLNQPLEILEQKGKLDVTVNVRGGGLSGQAGAIRHGIARALCAFNPEFRPALKKAGFLTRDARAVERKKYGQPGARRRFQFSKR; from the coding sequence ATGCCCATCCATCAAGAGCTTGGTTTCTACGCCACCGGCCGCCGCAAGGAGGCCACCGCCCGCGTCTGGGTGCGTCCCGGCACCGGTCAGGTCATCATCAACGGTCGCGAGATCAACGACTACTTCGGTCGTGAGACCTCCAAGATGGTGCTCAACCAGCCCCTCGAGATTCTGGAGCAGAAGGGGAAGCTGGACGTCACCGTGAACGTTCGCGGCGGCGGTCTCTCCGGCCAGGCCGGCGCCATCCGCCACGGCATCGCCCGTGCGCTGTGCGCCTTCAACCCGGAGTTCCGTCCCGCGCTGAAGAAGGCCGGCTTCCTGACCCGCGATGCTCGCGCGGTCGAGCGCAAGAAGTACGGTCAGCCGGGCGCGCGTCGCCGGTTCCAGTTCTCCAAGCGCTAA
- the selD gene encoding selenide, water dikinase SelD, protein MKRLRLTELSHCAGCAAKLRAGDLQKILGGLKSSRGPQALVGFNTNDDAAVYRLTPGLAVVETVDFFPPVVDDPFQFGAIAAANALSDIYAMGAKPLFALNLVGFPDSLPMSVLSKILAGGQSKVDEAGISILGGHSIRDPEPKYGLAVTGVVDPKKVLTNAGAKPGDVLLLTKPLGTGIATTAIKRGVASKQLSKRVIALMSTLNRASGEVFASGKFKVNALTDVTGYGLLGHLLEMMTGAKTRAAVDLERIPLIADVPGLAEAGVVPGGTKSNLEHVKKKVRFPKGLPEAIQWVLADAQTNGGLLASVPARDALKALKALEKVGVDAALIGEVQAGRPGIDIIG, encoded by the coding sequence GTGAAGCGACTGCGCCTCACCGAGCTGAGTCACTGCGCGGGTTGCGCGGCGAAGCTTCGGGCAGGGGACCTGCAGAAGATCCTGGGGGGACTGAAGTCCTCCCGAGGCCCTCAGGCCCTGGTGGGCTTCAACACGAATGACGACGCGGCGGTCTACCGTCTCACGCCCGGCCTGGCCGTGGTGGAGACGGTGGACTTCTTCCCGCCCGTGGTGGACGACCCGTTCCAGTTCGGCGCCATCGCCGCGGCGAACGCGCTGTCGGACATCTACGCGATGGGGGCCAAGCCGCTGTTCGCGCTCAACCTGGTGGGCTTCCCGGACAGCCTGCCCATGTCCGTGCTGTCGAAGATTCTCGCTGGCGGCCAGTCGAAGGTGGACGAGGCGGGCATCTCCATCCTCGGGGGCCACAGCATCCGAGACCCCGAGCCCAAGTACGGCCTGGCCGTCACGGGCGTGGTGGACCCGAAGAAGGTGCTCACCAACGCGGGGGCGAAGCCCGGGGACGTGCTGCTCCTGACGAAGCCCCTGGGCACGGGCATCGCGACCACGGCCATCAAGCGGGGCGTGGCGTCGAAGCAGCTCTCGAAGCGGGTCATCGCGTTGATGTCCACGCTCAACCGCGCCTCGGGCGAGGTCTTCGCGTCCGGCAAGTTCAAGGTGAACGCGCTGACGGACGTGACGGGTTACGGCCTGTTGGGCCACCTGCTGGAGATGATGACGGGCGCGAAGACGCGGGCCGCGGTGGACCTGGAGCGCATCCCGCTCATCGCGGACGTGCCCGGGCTGGCCGAGGCGGGCGTGGTGCCGGGTGGGACGAAGTCGAACCTGGAGCACGTGAAGAAGAAGGTCCGCTTCCCGAAGGGGCTTCCCGAGGCGATTCAGTGGGTGCTCGCGGACGCGCAGACCAACGGAGGCCTCCTGGCCAGCGTGCCCGCACGGGACGCGCTCAAGGCGCTCAAGGCCCTGGAGAAGGTGGGCGTGGACGCCGCGCTCATCGGTGAAGTCCAGGCGGGCCGGCCCGGCATCGACATCATCGGCTGA
- a CDS encoding ATP-dependent helicase, with protein MDLSKLNPPQREAVVTLQGPLLVLAGAGSGKTRVITHRIVHLLNERPDHILARNILAVTFTNKAASEMKERLVHMAGPRAQGVLVCTFHAFGAEMLREDIHRLGWPKKFAIADMGDQLAIIRRAMREHRIDDRAFDARKVLTLISKAKNSGAAPEPKPEGIGDDYDLITHMVYPDYQLALKAQGSVDFDDLLLLPSRLLREHSDLYLKYTHRFRYLLVDEFQDTNLAQLELLKLMAGQSRNVCAVGDDDQCIYSWRGAEVRNILNFDDFFPGGKEVRLEQNYRSVQMVLDAANAVIAKNPERKAKQMWTDRKGGPKVKVVACPNDEEEARFVAHEIQKHMSLGVPADDIAVLYRTNGQAHPIEEMLREKNIGYEVVGGSEFFDRREVKDVIAYFKVIVNRLDEISLMRIINVPSRGIGDVTVERLHGHSRAEGVTLWTVMRRATEFDDLPPGAGEKVREFVELIERYRAAYEQGQLATVTRKLLEEIGFRDATRAHATSATSADKKLKSVDGVLDSLERFEKREGPKASLLTYLNRLSLDNRQEDEEEVPGAKGRVTLMTIHSSKGLEYRLVFFIGMEEDLMPHGGMQGEAQNLEEERRLCYVGITRAKELLYLTRAVTRVKRGKEVPRTPSRFLEDLPAEVSEVIAMDAPRQGEPTKEEKNFFANLKERFKKPTPGAAPGGGGVPGR; from the coding sequence ATGGACCTCTCGAAGCTCAACCCTCCTCAGCGCGAGGCCGTGGTCACCCTCCAAGGGCCCCTGCTGGTCCTCGCGGGCGCTGGCAGCGGGAAGACCCGCGTCATCACCCACCGCATCGTCCACCTGCTCAACGAGCGGCCAGACCACATCCTGGCTCGCAACATCCTGGCGGTGACCTTCACCAACAAGGCGGCCTCGGAGATGAAGGAGCGCCTGGTCCACATGGCCGGGCCTCGGGCACAGGGCGTGCTGGTGTGCACCTTCCACGCCTTTGGCGCGGAGATGCTCCGCGAGGACATCCACCGGCTGGGGTGGCCCAAGAAGTTCGCCATCGCGGACATGGGTGACCAACTGGCCATCATCCGCCGCGCCATGCGCGAGCACCGCATCGACGACCGCGCCTTCGACGCGCGCAAGGTGCTCACGCTCATCTCCAAGGCGAAGAACTCCGGCGCCGCGCCGGAGCCCAAGCCGGAGGGGATTGGCGACGACTACGACCTCATCACCCACATGGTCTACCCGGACTACCAGCTCGCGCTGAAGGCGCAGGGCTCGGTGGACTTCGACGACCTGCTGCTCCTGCCCTCGCGCCTGCTGCGTGAGCACTCGGACCTGTACCTCAAGTACACGCACCGCTTCCGTTACCTGCTGGTGGACGAGTTCCAGGACACCAACCTCGCCCAGCTGGAGCTGCTCAAGCTGATGGCGGGCCAGTCGCGCAACGTGTGCGCGGTGGGGGACGACGACCAGTGCATCTACTCGTGGCGCGGCGCGGAGGTGCGCAACATCCTCAACTTCGACGACTTCTTCCCGGGCGGGAAGGAAGTGCGCCTGGAGCAGAACTACCGCTCCGTGCAGATGGTGCTGGACGCGGCCAACGCCGTCATCGCGAAGAACCCCGAGCGCAAGGCCAAGCAGATGTGGACCGACCGCAAGGGCGGTCCCAAGGTGAAGGTCGTCGCCTGCCCCAACGACGAGGAGGAGGCCCGCTTCGTCGCCCACGAAATCCAGAAGCACATGTCGCTGGGGGTGCCCGCGGATGACATCGCGGTGCTCTACCGGACCAACGGCCAGGCGCACCCCATCGAGGAGATGCTGCGCGAGAAGAACATCGGCTACGAGGTGGTGGGCGGCAGCGAGTTCTTCGACCGGCGCGAAGTGAAGGACGTCATCGCGTACTTCAAGGTCATCGTGAACCGGCTGGATGAAATCTCGCTCATGCGCATCATCAACGTCCCGTCGCGCGGGATTGGTGACGTGACGGTGGAGCGGCTGCACGGGCACTCGCGCGCCGAGGGCGTCACGCTGTGGACGGTGATGCGCCGGGCGACGGAGTTCGACGACCTGCCCCCCGGCGCGGGCGAGAAGGTGCGCGAGTTCGTGGAGCTCATCGAGCGCTACCGCGCCGCCTACGAGCAGGGGCAGCTGGCCACCGTGACGCGCAAGCTCCTGGAGGAGATTGGCTTCCGGGACGCCACGCGCGCGCATGCCACCAGCGCCACCAGCGCGGACAAGAAGCTCAAGAGCGTGGACGGCGTGCTGGACTCGCTCGAGCGCTTCGAGAAGCGCGAGGGCCCCAAGGCCAGCCTCCTCACCTATCTGAACCGGCTGAGCCTGGACAACCGCCAGGAGGACGAGGAGGAAGTCCCCGGCGCCAAGGGCCGCGTCACCCTGATGACCATCCACTCCTCCAAGGGCTTGGAGTACCGGCTGGTCTTCTTCATCGGCATGGAGGAGGACCTGATGCCCCACGGGGGCATGCAGGGCGAGGCGCAGAACCTCGAGGAGGAGCGCCGCCTCTGCTACGTGGGCATCACCCGCGCGAAGGAACTGCTCTACCTCACCCGCGCCGTCACCCGCGTGAAGCGCGGCAAGGAAGTCCCCAGGACGCCCTCCCGTTTCCTGGAGGACCTCCCCGCCGAGGTCTCCGAGGTCATCGCCATGGATGCACCGCGTCAGGGCGAGCCGACCAAGGAGGAGAAGAACTTCTTCGCCAACCTGAAGGAGCGCTTCAAGAAGCCGACCCCTGGGGCTGCCCCCGGGGGAGGGGGCGTGCCTGGGAGGTAG
- a CDS encoding regulatory protein RecX has product MLSEDEGPEAVQRATDAGLKLLAARARTRQELLEALAKKGFVPTVREQALARLEGWGYLDDARFGHERASALLRGGKGPSAVLQRLEAHGLSEDEARSALESASGAVEFDALAAARGVLEKRGLSARPLDGKSWARAARLLSGRGFSEDVIHQLLGEASLDPSGPDE; this is encoded by the coding sequence ATGCTCTCGGAGGATGAGGGGCCAGAGGCCGTCCAGCGCGCCACGGATGCCGGGCTCAAGCTGCTGGCCGCCCGTGCCCGCACCCGCCAGGAACTCCTGGAGGCCCTGGCGAAGAAGGGCTTCGTCCCCACCGTCCGAGAACAGGCCCTGGCCCGGCTCGAAGGCTGGGGCTATCTCGACGATGCCCGCTTCGGCCACGAGCGCGCCTCCGCCTTGCTGAGGGGAGGCAAGGGCCCCAGCGCCGTCCTCCAGCGACTGGAGGCCCACGGCCTGTCCGAAGACGAAGCCCGGTCTGCCCTCGAGTCCGCCAGCGGGGCGGTGGAGTTCGACGCCCTGGCCGCCGCGCGAGGGGTGCTGGAGAAGCGGGGGCTGTCGGCTCGGCCCCTCGACGGGAAGTCGTGGGCCCGGGCCGCGAGGCTCCTGTCGGGCCGCGGATTCTCCGAGGACGTCATCCATCAGCTGCTGGGTGAAGCTTCGCTGGACCCCTCGGGGCCGGACGAATAG
- a CDS encoding outer membrane protein assembly factor BamD translates to MRSAVAFLTTLLLLTSGCAALSGSQGGEPDYALTAEENLVLGSQALENKDFLKAQKYFEYVRAKFPYQEAAREAELKLADVDFAREAFPEARDQYQSFIKLHPTHPKVDYAAYRSALTHVEDYPSEFFALPPSEEKDQVEIRSALSTMEEFLREYPESQYVPEAKQHAADARRRLAEHELYVARFYQKRGRWKAVAQRLEAVLSKYPGTSYEEEVLFDLHDAYVKLNDQKRAQDTLRQVLRRLPGTPAAEKAQRMLGT, encoded by the coding sequence ATGCGTTCCGCCGTCGCCTTCCTGACCACCCTCCTGTTGCTCACCTCGGGCTGTGCCGCCCTGTCCGGCTCACAAGGGGGCGAGCCCGACTACGCCCTCACCGCCGAGGAGAACCTCGTCCTGGGCAGCCAGGCCCTGGAGAACAAGGACTTCCTCAAGGCCCAGAAGTACTTCGAGTACGTCCGCGCGAAGTTCCCCTACCAGGAGGCCGCGCGCGAGGCGGAGCTGAAGCTGGCCGACGTGGACTTCGCCCGCGAGGCCTTCCCCGAGGCCCGGGACCAGTACCAGTCCTTCATCAAGCTCCACCCCACGCACCCCAAGGTGGACTACGCCGCGTACCGCTCCGCGCTCACCCACGTGGAGGACTACCCGTCGGAGTTCTTCGCGCTGCCTCCCTCTGAGGAGAAGGACCAGGTGGAGATCCGCTCCGCCCTGTCCACGATGGAGGAGTTCCTCCGCGAGTACCCGGAGTCGCAGTACGTCCCGGAGGCCAAGCAGCACGCCGCCGACGCGCGCCGCCGCCTCGCCGAGCACGAGCTCTACGTGGCCCGCTTCTACCAGAAGCGCGGGCGCTGGAAGGCCGTGGCCCAGCGACTGGAGGCCGTCCTCTCGAAGTACCCGGGCACGAGCTACGAGGAAGAAGTCCTCTTCGACCTTCACGACGCCTACGTGAAGCTCAATGACCAGAAGCGCGCGCAGGACACCCTGCGCCAGGTGCTGCGCCGCCTGCCGGGGACTCCCGCGGCGGAGAAGGCCCAGCGCATGCTGGGCACGTGA
- a CDS encoding FHA domain-containing protein — MDISKSYALKFISGKYQGGEFPLKAEKHIVIGRSSELDMVLVEDMVSRKHAKISFSDGKITIEDMGSTNGTFVNGEKVKQARLKEGDRILIGTSILKLVHQGAEGANVDESVAKQKLEEAAAAQAARTTTKGSSMTGKIEEIPLPDLLQLFHTSKKNGVLVVTSAQEGKIYLRQGRVYYAVINENHNLGPQKSFNRIITWESGDFELRPADSQEFMVELDSSTEALLMDALRQLDEFKRLQPSLPPPEAALQLSVPLAPSLKELTPELLDVLQLVINQGSLAGVLDRADADDIVTAEGLVQLLKREYVRIA; from the coding sequence ATGGATATCTCGAAGAGCTATGCCCTGAAGTTCATCTCCGGGAAGTACCAGGGGGGCGAGTTCCCCCTGAAGGCGGAGAAGCACATCGTCATTGGCCGTTCCAGTGAGCTGGACATGGTGCTCGTGGAGGACATGGTCTCGCGCAAGCACGCGAAGATCAGCTTCTCCGACGGGAAGATCACCATCGAGGACATGGGCTCCACGAACGGCACCTTCGTCAACGGCGAGAAGGTGAAGCAGGCGCGCCTGAAGGAAGGCGACCGCATCCTCATCGGCACCTCCATCCTGAAGCTGGTGCACCAGGGTGCTGAAGGCGCCAACGTGGATGAGAGCGTGGCCAAGCAGAAGCTGGAGGAGGCCGCCGCCGCCCAGGCCGCGCGGACCACCACCAAGGGCAGCTCCATGACGGGGAAGATCGAGGAGATTCCCCTCCCGGACCTGCTCCAGCTCTTCCACACCTCCAAGAAGAACGGCGTGCTGGTGGTCACCAGCGCTCAAGAGGGGAAGATCTACCTGCGCCAGGGCCGTGTGTACTACGCGGTCATCAACGAGAACCACAACCTGGGTCCGCAGAAGAGCTTCAACCGCATCATCACCTGGGAGTCGGGTGACTTCGAGCTGCGTCCAGCCGACAGCCAGGAGTTCATGGTGGAGCTGGACTCGTCGACGGAGGCGCTGCTGATGGACGCGCTCCGGCAGCTCGACGAGTTCAAGCGCCTGCAGCCCAGCCTCCCGCCGCCCGAGGCCGCGCTCCAGCTGTCCGTTCCGCTGGCGCCTTCGCTCAAGGAGCTGACGCCGGAGCTGCTGGACGTGCTCCAGCTGGTCATCAACCAGGGCAGCCTGGCGGGGGTGTTGGACCGCGCGGACGCGGACGACATCGTCACCGCCGAGGGCCTGGTGCAGCTGCTCAAGCGCGAGTACGTGCGCATCGCCTGA
- the rph gene encoding ribonuclease PH codes for MRSFQRGVLDLRPVVLTPGVSRYAEGSVQVEFGHTKVLVTCSTEERVPPHLMGKGTGWVTAEYGMLPRATHSRSQREAAKGKQTGRTMEIQRLIGRSLRAAVDLSTLGTRTLTLDCDVLQADGGTRTASITGAYVALVLALRSLQKQGVISKMPKLTPMAAVSVGVVGGEVRVDLDYEEDSKADVDLNIVATGDGRMVEVQGTAEHQLFDRKTLDAMLDGGLAAIQQLVAAQAKVLE; via the coding sequence GTGCGTTCCTTCCAACGTGGTGTGCTGGACCTTCGTCCCGTTGTCCTCACCCCCGGAGTGTCCCGCTATGCGGAGGGCTCCGTGCAGGTGGAGTTTGGCCACACCAAGGTGCTTGTCACCTGCTCCACGGAGGAGCGGGTTCCGCCGCACCTGATGGGCAAGGGCACCGGCTGGGTGACGGCGGAGTACGGGATGCTTCCGCGTGCCACGCACTCGCGCAGCCAGCGTGAGGCGGCGAAGGGGAAGCAGACGGGCCGCACCATGGAGATTCAGCGCCTCATCGGCCGTTCGCTCCGCGCGGCGGTGGACCTGTCGACGCTGGGGACCCGGACGCTGACGCTGGACTGCGACGTGCTGCAGGCGGACGGCGGGACGCGCACGGCGTCGATTACGGGGGCGTATGTGGCGCTGGTGCTCGCGCTGCGCTCGCTCCAGAAGCAGGGCGTCATCAGCAAGATGCCCAAGCTGACGCCGATGGCGGCGGTGTCCGTGGGCGTGGTGGGCGGCGAGGTTCGCGTGGACCTGGACTACGAGGAGGACTCGAAGGCGGACGTCGACCTGAACATCGTGGCGACGGGGGATGGGCGGATGGTGGAGGTGCAGGGGACGGCGGAGCACCAGCTGTTCGACCGCAAGACGCTGGACGCGATGCTCGACGGGGGCCTGGCCGCCATCCAGCAGCTCGTGGCCGCGCAGGCGAAGGTGTTGGAATGA
- a CDS encoding tetratricopeptide repeat protein yields MEEPLKQLLTLGRGYFEKKQYAQAEQYLAKIVEQNPTFADVFNMLGIIYHDQGQFARAQRAFESALNLNPAYTEAALNLAVIYNDMGKYAEAKEVYQAALSRQKTGPGELDPYVEKKIANMYGEIGDVYASSGAWQKAIEEYRRALGLCPQFVDIRLKLGNALRDAGDNAAAITEYEQVIAQNPSFIPGRIQYGVALYSAGRRVEAVQVWEDVLARSPDNKSAQMYLNLVKDPGKVEQAG; encoded by the coding sequence ATGGAAGAGCCCCTCAAGCAGCTACTGACCCTCGGGCGCGGCTACTTCGAGAAGAAGCAGTACGCCCAGGCCGAGCAGTACCTCGCGAAGATCGTCGAGCAGAATCCGACGTTCGCGGACGTGTTCAACATGCTCGGCATCATCTACCACGACCAGGGCCAGTTCGCCCGGGCGCAGCGGGCGTTCGAGTCCGCGTTGAACCTGAATCCGGCGTACACCGAAGCGGCGCTGAACCTGGCGGTCATCTACAACGACATGGGGAAGTACGCCGAGGCGAAGGAGGTCTACCAGGCCGCCCTCTCCCGGCAGAAGACGGGCCCAGGTGAACTGGACCCCTATGTCGAGAAGAAGATCGCCAACATGTACGGCGAGATTGGCGACGTCTACGCCTCCAGCGGTGCCTGGCAGAAGGCCATCGAGGAGTACCGGCGCGCGCTGGGCCTGTGTCCGCAGTTCGTGGACATCCGGCTCAAGCTGGGCAACGCCCTGCGCGACGCGGGCGACAACGCGGCGGCCATCACCGAGTACGAACAGGTCATCGCGCAGAACCCGTCTTTCATCCCAGGCCGTATCCAGTACGGCGTGGCGCTGTACTCCGCGGGACGCAGGGTGGAGGCGGTGCAGGTGTGGGAAGACGTGCTGGCGCGCAGCCCTGACAACAAGAGCGCTCAGATGTATCTCAACCTGGTGAAGGACCCCGGCAAGGTGGAGCAGGCGGGTTGA
- a CDS encoding XTP/dITP diphosphatase, with product MTAGKAKLLFATTNKGKLRELRALVGDSVEVVSLADLPPVPEPEEDGETFEANAVKKALEYARATGLPALADDSGLCVDALDGRPGVLSARYAPGDDKARYEKLLVELAGVPEAKRGASFRCALALVWPDGRTHVEEGRCEGRIGHEARGTHGFGYDPVFMFPDSGRSMAELTPEEKSAVSHRGAAFRKMKSRLLELGKGN from the coding sequence ATGACGGCGGGCAAGGCGAAGCTGCTCTTCGCCACCACGAACAAGGGGAAGCTGCGCGAGCTGCGCGCGCTGGTGGGGGACTCGGTGGAGGTGGTGTCGCTGGCGGACCTGCCGCCGGTGCCCGAGCCCGAGGAGGACGGGGAGACGTTCGAGGCGAACGCCGTGAAGAAGGCCCTGGAGTACGCGAGGGCGACGGGGCTGCCGGCGCTGGCGGATGACTCGGGGCTGTGCGTGGACGCGCTGGATGGGCGGCCTGGAGTGTTGTCCGCGCGGTACGCACCGGGCGACGACAAGGCCCGCTACGAGAAGCTGCTGGTGGAGCTGGCGGGGGTTCCGGAGGCGAAGCGCGGGGCGTCGTTCCGGTGCGCGTTGGCACTGGTGTGGCCTGATGGACGGACGCACGTGGAGGAGGGGCGCTGCGAGGGCCGCATCGGGCACGAGGCTCGGGGCACGCATGGCTTCGGATATGACCCTGTCTTCATGTTTCCGGACAGTGGCCGCTCCATGGCCGAGCTGACGCCCGAGGAGAAGTCGGCGGTTTCACACCGAGGGGCGGCCTTCCGGAAGATGAAGTCCCGGCTGTTGGAGTTGGGGAAGGGCAACTGA
- the rplM gene encoding 50S ribosomal protein L13: MSQKTYSAKAGDIKRQWHVIDVSDKVLGRAASQIATLLKGKHKAMYTPSIDTGDHVIVINADKVKVTGTKEQDKMYYRHPRAGFPGALKITNLEKLRQRHPEDIIINAVRRMLPRNALGRQMMTKLKVYAGDTHPHAAQQPAAFSVEA; this comes from the coding sequence ATGTCGCAGAAGACCTACAGCGCGAAGGCTGGGGACATCAAGCGCCAGTGGCACGTCATCGACGTGTCCGACAAGGTGCTGGGCCGCGCGGCGAGTCAGATTGCCACCTTGCTCAAGGGCAAGCACAAGGCCATGTACACGCCGTCCATCGATACGGGCGACCACGTCATCGTCATCAACGCCGACAAGGTGAAGGTGACGGGGACGAAGGAGCAGGACAAGATGTACTACCGGCACCCGCGAGCGGGTTTCCCGGGCGCCCTGAAGATCACCAACCTCGAGAAGCTGCGCCAGCGGCACCCCGAGGACATCATCATCAACGCCGTGCGTCGCATGCTGCCGCGCAACGCGCTGGGTCGCCAGATGATGACGAAGCTGAAGGTCTACGCGGGTGATACCCACCCCCACGCCGCCCAGCAGCCGGCTGCGTTCTCGGTTGAGGCGTAA
- a CDS encoding N-acetylmuramoyl-L-alanine amidase family protein produces MTLSLRPLLALVACLWLLPARVEAAERPARIVIDPGHGGAKEGAKGPGALREKEVALQIAHRLRTKLEAAGGEVHLTRERDTLMSLTERVSMTNDHGADLFISIHANSMPTPKMRARTEGVETYFLSANASGEAALAVADRENAEAPVARAARGDSTLALILEDLVRTEAHADSSRLAYSIHPKLVARTKAADRGVQQAPFFVLSGVECPAVLVEVGYISHPEEGAKLARGDYQEKLAEAISEGVLAFLRESRRRDASRPAQVASPGAR; encoded by the coding sequence ATGACGCTGTCCCTCCGTCCGCTCCTGGCCCTGGTGGCGTGTCTCTGGCTGCTCCCCGCTCGCGTGGAGGCCGCCGAGCGGCCCGCGCGCATCGTCATCGACCCGGGCCACGGGGGCGCGAAGGAAGGCGCCAAGGGGCCCGGAGCGCTGCGCGAGAAGGAGGTGGCGCTCCAGATTGCCCACCGGCTGCGCACGAAGCTGGAGGCGGCCGGGGGCGAGGTGCACCTGACGCGCGAGCGGGACACGCTGATGAGCCTGACCGAGCGCGTGTCGATGACGAACGACCACGGCGCGGACCTGTTCATCTCCATCCACGCCAACTCCATGCCCACGCCGAAGATGCGCGCGCGGACGGAAGGGGTGGAGACGTACTTCCTGTCGGCGAATGCCTCGGGTGAGGCGGCGCTGGCGGTGGCGGACCGGGAGAACGCGGAGGCGCCGGTGGCTCGGGCGGCGCGCGGGGACTCGACGCTGGCGTTGATTCTCGAGGACCTGGTGCGCACGGAGGCACACGCGGACTCGTCGCGGCTGGCCTACTCGATTCATCCCAAGCTGGTGGCCCGCACGAAGGCGGCGGACCGGGGCGTTCAGCAGGCGCCATTCTTCGTGCTCTCGGGGGTGGAGTGCCCCGCGGTGCTCGTCGAGGTGGGCTACATCTCGCATCCCGAGGAGGGGGCGAAGCTGGCGCGAGGCGACTACCAGGAGAAGCTGGCCGAGGCCATCAGCGAGGGGGTGCTTGCCTTCTTGCGTGAGTCGCGCCGGAGGGATGCCTCCCGGCCTGCCCAGGTGGCGAGCCCCGGGGCCCGGTGA
- a CDS encoding type IV pilus twitching motility protein PilT — protein MELNEILQIALRGGASDIHLKAGLPPMFRVDGSLVPLKDGRRLPPEEVARMSFGIMNEFQKEKFKASNEVDLAYGVPGLGRFRVNVFQQRGTVGAVLRVIPFKVMTIQDLLLPQILAKICGEERGLILVTGTTGSGKSTTLAAMIDYINSNETSHIMTIEDPIEFLIRDKRSIVNQREVGVDTMSFAQALKSALRQDPDVILVGEMRDHETIETALHAAETGHLVMSTLHTLDATETVNRIVSAFPPHQQKQVRIQLASVLKGVVSQRLVPRADGKGRVAAVEVLRVTARVRELIEDKDRTKEIHDAIAQGTDSYGMQTFDQSLMSLVRQGLVTYEEAHRQASNPDDFALRFSGISGTSDSKWDNFDAKPGEARPIPGSAAFAQKGAPVGAAPPPAPPAPAPQAARPPGAPAPAAARPSTPAPPTRPATPAPAARPAPAPAPAPAAGGDDDFQIERF, from the coding sequence ATGGAACTCAATGAGATCCTCCAGATCGCCCTTCGCGGCGGTGCTTCCGACATTCATCTGAAGGCTGGTCTGCCGCCCATGTTCCGGGTGGATGGCTCGTTGGTGCCGTTGAAGGATGGCCGTCGCCTCCCGCCGGAGGAGGTGGCTCGCATGTCCTTCGGCATCATGAACGAGTTCCAGAAGGAGAAGTTCAAGGCGAGCAACGAGGTGGACCTGGCCTACGGAGTTCCGGGCCTGGGTCGCTTCCGTGTGAACGTCTTCCAGCAGCGCGGCACGGTGGGCGCGGTGCTGCGTGTCATCCCGTTCAAGGTGATGACCATCCAGGACCTGCTGCTGCCGCAGATTCTCGCGAAGATTTGCGGAGAGGAGCGCGGGCTCATCCTGGTGACGGGGACGACGGGCTCGGGCAAGTCCACGACGTTGGCGGCGATGATCGACTACATCAACTCCAACGAGACCAGCCACATCATGACGATCGAGGACCCCATCGAGTTCCTCATTCGCGACAAGCGCTCCATCGTGAACCAGCGCGAAGTCGGTGTGGACACGATGAGCTTCGCGCAGGCGCTGAAGAGCGCGTTGCGGCAGGACCCGGACGTCATCCTCGTGGGCGAAATGAGAGATCACGAGACCATCGAAACGGCGCTGCACGCCGCGGAGACGGGCCACCTCGTGATGTCCACGTTGCACACGTTGGACGCGACGGAGACGGTGAACCGCATCGTGTCCGCCTTCCCTCCGCACCAGCAGAAGCAGGTGCGCATCCAGTTGGCGAGCGTGCTCAAGGGCGTGGTGAGTCAGCGCCTGGTGCCGCGCGCGGATGGAAAGGGCCGCGTGGCCGCGGTGGAGGTGCTGCGGGTCACGGCCCGCGTGCGCGAGCTCATCGAGGACAAGGACCGCACGAAGGAGATCCACGACGCCATCGCGCAGGGCACCGACTCGTACGGGATGCAGACCTTCGACCAGTCGCTGATGAGTCTGGTGCGGCAGGGGTTGGTGACGTACGAGGAGGCCCATCGTCAGGCGTCGAACCCGGACGACTTCGCGCTGCGCTTCTCCGGCATCAGTGGGACGTCGGACTCGAAGTGGGACAACTTCGACGCGAAGCCCGGCGAGGCCCGTCCGATTCCGGGCTCGGCCGCGTTCGCGCAGAAGGGAGCGCCCGTGGGAGCGGCGCCTCCGCCCGCGCCCCCCGCGCCCGCGCCTCAGGCCGCGCGTCCTCCGGGGGCACCAGCCCCGGCCGCCGCACGCCCGTCGACCCCGGCTCCGCCCACGCGGCCTGCGACGCCCGCTCCCGCCGCACGTCCGGCGCCTGCCCCCGCGCCTGCTCCAGCGGCGGGTGGGGATGACGACTTCCAGATCGAACGCTTCTGA